Proteins from a single region of Weeksella virosa DSM 16922:
- a CDS encoding T9SS type A sorting domain-containing protein, with protein MKKIYAIAFCIIANYIFAQETISFESSEGFTLGNLHNQNGWQVTDSDGTPINNQLISNELAFDGEYALKNGFDDAYGFQWFPIFGATKTFDTPYDFTDGFSISYKVYPTEGNKSNFEFTGFGIKDDEYVAVFGLAFDNNGTAYVYTTEDYRSTRISNFSWTPKKWYSVRVEIDPETIKYWVDDSLIFTGENFSKTQIVGLNMVHDNFGGDAYYDLIKINEEKLSTSDTKTAVFKLYPNPVEKEFLIDLPNQEQIKSITIYELSGKKILETTQKKVFVQQLSKGVYLIKIETEKGKSYSKKFIKK; from the coding sequence ATGAAGAAAATTTACGCAATCGCTTTTTGCATTATAGCCAACTACATTTTCGCTCAAGAAACCATTTCATTCGAGTCCTCTGAAGGTTTTACACTTGGTAACCTCCACAACCAAAACGGATGGCAGGTAACTGATTCTGACGGGACACCTATCAACAATCAACTCATTAGTAATGAATTAGCATTCGATGGTGAGTACGCACTGAAAAATGGTTTTGATGATGCATATGGTTTTCAATGGTTTCCGATTTTCGGAGCAACCAAAACATTTGATACGCCTTATGATTTCACCGATGGATTCAGTATTTCTTATAAAGTTTATCCTACCGAGGGCAATAAGTCTAATTTCGAATTTACAGGCTTTGGTATAAAAGACGATGAGTATGTCGCTGTATTCGGTTTGGCTTTCGATAACAATGGTACCGCATATGTGTATACCACAGAAGATTATCGCTCTACCCGAATTAGTAATTTTAGCTGGACTCCAAAAAAATGGTATTCGGTGCGTGTAGAGATAGATCCAGAAACTATAAAATACTGGGTAGATGATAGTTTAATTTTCACTGGAGAGAACTTTTCCAAAACACAAATTGTCGGGCTCAATATGGTTCATGACAACTTTGGTGGTGATGCGTATTATGATTTGATAAAAATCAACGAAGAAAAACTTTCTACTTCTGATACAAAAACAGCAGTTTTTAAACTCTATCCAAATCCTGTTGAAAAAGAATTTTTGATTGATTTGCCGAACCAAGAGCAAATAAAATCAATTACTATTTATGAGCTGTCGGGTAAAAAAATCCTCGAAACGACCCAAAAAAAGGTGTTCGTTCAACAGCTCAGCAAAGGAGTTTATCTGATAAAGATCGAAACCGAAAAGGGAAAATCTTACTCAAAAAAATTCATCAAAAAATAA